From the Sphingomonas brevis genome, the window CTCGCCAGCGGGAATTCGCACATATTGCGGGGCGCCTCGAACAAGACAGTCGCCGCGCGAATTTGGCGGCAATCGCAACTGTGGCAGCGTTTAGCCTCAGCGTGGTGGGAGCGATCTTGGCGATAATCGGTTGGCTTCGTTAGACGATTGAGCGGGCAGAATGACCTTGCATTCCTAATGTCCGCTTTCCACCCATAACGGTCACAAATTGTCGTTTAGATCAACGAACTGAGGTGCCACGCGCCGCTTATGGGCGGTAGGCGCCAAGTACCGCGGCGGCATGTTCCAAGGCTGCGCCATCGGCGCCGGACAGCCAATCGCAATAGCTCGTGAAGCTGAAGCCAACCTCATCGCCATCAACTCGCTCGGCAAAGTCCCTTAATTCGGCGCGATGCCGGAGGTGATCGTCATGGGGAATAATTTGGGATTCACGGGCCTCCGGCTCGGCAAATACGTAGACGAGGTGAGGTTTCAAGCCTTGGCGTCGCCCTTCGGTGGTCAAGCCATAGGCATGTTTGATGAGCTGCGCCGCATCGAGATGACGATAGGCCAGATCGCCATTCGCCAGCATGTCCCGCAGGGTTGAATATCGGTCCATCCCGCTCCCCCAGTCATATTCGCGGAAAGCCGGCGAGAAGCTGACAAGCTTGCGATCCCGGAAGGGCTCGAACCTCTTCGATTCGACGCCAGCAAGATGCGTCTCGGTCACGACGATTGCGTCGAGCCAGGGGTGCCTTCCGCCGCTCCATGGGAATCGTGCGCAATATTCGACCTCCACTCGCATTGCCGGCCACGCACCCTCGATGCCCGGAAGCGGCGGAAGCAGCGCCGGGCGTTCAATGAACCAGCCAAATGTGTTGGCAGCCAATGCCGCCGAACTCTCGGGGTGGGCGAATTTTCCACTATCAATCTCATTGCCGCCCGCCAGGCACATTCGCGCCCGAATATGGTCTTCGGGTACGCCCGGCAGGAAAAGTCCCAAGGTCACCTTGGAAACAGCCGGTGCGGCGATGTGAGAAGGTCGAGGAGCGGTTGGGGAGGCGGCATTTCCGCGGGCCGGATTCGATCATCAAGGAGCAGGAAGGAAAAGGACATTGCGATCCCGTGCGAACGGCCCAGCGCAGCAATGCCTTGATCGAACGAGCGTTCGACATCTGCAAGCGAATAGCGCTCGTAATAGCCTGTCGGCGCCAGCACGCTCAGGCCGATCTCGGTGGCCTCGAGCAAAGGGCTGACCCTTTTTGGCCTGTCGTTTCGGGCGATCAGCCAGAGGCAACAATAACCGACGATCTCGACCGC encodes:
- a CDS encoding PGN_0703 family putative restriction endonuclease, with amino-acid sequence MTLGLFLPGVPEDHIRARMCLAGGNEIDSGKFAHPESSAALAANTFGWFIERPALLPPLPGIEGAWPAMRVEVEYCARFPWSGGRHPWLDAIVVTETHLAGVESKRFEPFRDRKLVSFSPAFREYDWGSGMDRYSTLRDMLANGDLAYRHLDAAQLIKHAYGLTTEGRRQGLKPHLVYVFAEPEARESQIIPHDDHLRHRAELRDFAERVDGDEVGFSFTSYCDWLSGADGAALEHAAAVLGAYRP